The Nicotiana tomentosiformis chromosome 2, ASM39032v3, whole genome shotgun sequence genome includes the window ATTCATAACATACATACATCTTTTTCTCTATATTTAATATAGCGGTGACCgggaaaatagaaaagaaaaggcaTTTATTTTGGCGACCAACACTTGTTATTGATAGTTGAAAGAAGCTCAATCATTAGGATGGAAGTGAGCAGTGTACTAGTCCATACTTTCTATATACATACCACCATATTACTTATTTTGGAAAGACCATCCAGCTCTATTAAACTATAGTATATATATTGCCTCTTCTAAAGGAAGCAGCAGACTTTAGAAAGCGACACCACGACACAATATCTAGGCGTATCCGCAAAAAAAAAACACTATTATAAGTCTGTATTAGCTAGCGTATACATACGGGTTGGAAATTATCAATTTTAACCCAAGCTCCAGTAGTAGCTGCATTTGATTTCGGtttcaaagattctttttcacACAATAAAAGTGAGAAGATAAAGTGGCGCTGTAAGTTTAAAAAAGAAGATGAGGAACATGGCGAGTTCTGCCTCATCCAAAGGCATCGCCGCTATTGTAGGCGTAGGGCCTAATCTTGGCCGTTCCATCGCTCGCAAGTTCGCCCATGAAGGCTTTACAGTTGCTATACTTGCCCGTGACTTGGGTTAGGATTTAATCTTTAAATTTTGAAGGTTTTGATTTCTTTGAAAATGTAGTTAATTGGAGCTATATACTTAAAACTCTCTGTTTATTGTAACAGGTAGATTATCTAGATTTGCTGACGAGATAGCAAGAGAAGAAAAGGCACAGGTATTTGCTATCCGAATCGATTGCTCCGATTTACGAAGCGTAAGAGAAGCATTTGAGGGAGTTTTATCTCTTGGTTTTGTGGAAGTCTTGGTTTACAATGCATACCAGCCAGTTTCTTGGAACCCCACAAATTTTACAGACATTAGGGTCGAACATTTTGAAAAATCTATCGCCGTTTCCTCCGTCGGTGCCTTCCACTGCGCTCAACAGGTCCCAAAATTTTACATTACATATATGGATTTACTAATGATGACTTAATTATATGCACTAACAGTATAATATAAATTTTCAGGTACTACCAGGAATGGTAGAAAGAGGAAGAGGGACGGTTCTCTTTAGTGGTTGCTCAGCTTCTCGTAATGGTATTGCCGGCTACTCTGAATTATGTAAGTCATTAAGTTTCTTCCTTTGATCATTTCATTTCCTTTAGTTGCATTTGATACATATTTTCAGTTCGGTTCGATGATATCAAGGAACAAACTAAACAAGAAAAAATCACAGGCTGTGGAAAGTTTGCAATGAGAGCCTTATCGCAATGTCTAGCAAGAGAGTTTCAACCACTTGGAATACACGTGGCACATGTCATCATCCACGGCAACGTCGGCGCACCTCGGTTTGTCTTTGTgccctttttctcttttttgtacACGTACTCCTCCACTTGTCCACTCATATATTCCTTGCCGGTTTTGGTAAGCTTTTCTGCTTACTGAAActtctcaatcaaatttgtgcTTTACTTCATTTTTCTGCTAAGTTGCTacctttaaaaatattatttatccaAAGTAGATACAGGAATCTTTTTGTTGTATTTACCTTTACAACAATGACAACTCGGATCAAAAAGTTTTTTATTTGGATATTCCACGAGATGGAACTTTTATGGTAATTAAGGTGCCCTTGAGATGGTCTAGTCTATAAATGAAATTTTGGGCAAGCTAAAGATTTTCTTTGCCATTTGGGGGGCATCTTTGGTCTTAAGATTAGGGAGGGAACTTAAAATGGGCATGGTTCGCTGTTTTAAGTTCTGTTTATTAATTGTGTATAGATTTCTTACACTATTAAATTATTCTAATTTATAATAACAGGTAACTCTTCGTAACAAAGTCTAATATCATAGCTTGAAAAGTTTAGTAATAACTTGCTAGAATTAGTTTAATTGAATTGACCTCAGTGTATAAATATAACTTAAATCCAAATGTAATGAGGATCTAGCTAGTATAAATATAACTTAAATCCTCTCATTTAATCTTGTAGGGATAAATTTCTCATATATTGAACTTTCAAGTGGTGAAAGTCAGCCTCACTAAAGATTGTGGACCAGAAAGATCTAGTGAAATTCTTTAGCATTAATGAACTGACTGCTGCACCTACCTACCAGTGCTCTTTATCCCCCCGCCCAAAAAAAAGCAATTTTTTACTTAATATGCTAGTAGGGCATGGATAAAGGAATAATACAGATAGGATTGGACTACAGCAATTTGCTACTTTGGCCTCAGAAATTTACATACCAATGCCTGGAGCTTGTAGTCATTCTGTCCATCAAATTTCTCTATTGGTTTCTTATTGGTTTAGAGTATGCATTGCTAGCTCTATGTGAGGCGAATTCAGCATTTAATTAAGTCAGTTAATTCGTAATAAGTATGCGATCTTATTATGTGTAtacattttaaattatttttgcaTATGAAAATACTTAATTCAAGACGAAAGCAATGGGTCAATTGGACCCACAGAATTCGCCCCAAATCTGCCTCTGGGGATCACCCTAATATGCTGCATATCTAGTATCAGGGCTCAGAAATGGTTTTGAGTTCTTCCCAAAAGCATGAATAAACTACTAAAATGTTAGCCTATGTTAAGGTGCTACTTTCTTGAGTTGTGTTTGCAGGGGATCAATGGTATCGACTTCACATAATAGACTGTTGGTTGGtgaacaacagcaacaacaacaaagtGTAGGAAGGGACGGTTTGATGGATCCGGACGCGCTGGCGCAGACCTACTGGCACTTGCACATTCAAGACAGGTCTACTTGGACACAAGAGATCGATCTCCACCCCTCCAATCCAAGATACATGTAGAAAGAAACGAAATACCTGCCTTTTCTTGAATCATTTATAATTCAAATGCCTATATGTTCTTTTCCTTTGTTATGTGATTCTGGATAACAACAAAGTGGCAAGGTTCAAAGCTGAGTCACTGCCACTGTCGCCCATATGTACTATAAATGGCCTGCTAAGTTGGACATTTTCAATTTAGTGCCGCATTGTGTGATTGAATGGGATGCTATGTaaaattgatttggtttggaATTGTCAAATTAGAATTTGAAGGAAGGTGAATGGGATCTTCGTATGAGTTTTGAGCGGAAAAGAAAAATCTCAAGCCAGCAAAATTGCAAATTAAGGGTAGGAAATATGAATTAGGTGGGGGACAGGCTCTCAATGGTTAGAAGAATTGAAGTGGTATCCGTGGCTATGTTTGCAGGAGAATGTTAGATTGTTTACATCACACTAGGGGTGCGGCCTTCCCGACTTTTGCATCAATATAAGATTTGTGCAttgaactcttttttttttttttttttaacagagGCGCTTGTTTGTACATTGGATTATGTATTCTGCAGGTATCCTTCCACTCTTTATGGTATACGATTCTTTGTTCAATCATAGTCATGCAAACAGTATCTTCGAGTAAATGTACTGGTGTAGGATTCTGTCCAGCGAGAACAAAGAACTTTATGACGTGTAACCTATGTTATTTGGAGCCCGGAACtaaaatgtggttcttttggactcaaagaactaAAATGTATGGAAAAAAAATATCGTGACCAAATTATATAtaacgccctttaaaagggcgttatatttGAACCTGAAATGAGCGGgaaggtatagcgctctttatTAAGATGCTATAGTATAGCGCCATaataaagggcgctatacccacATAAAAGGGCGTCCAGTCCCCTTCCCCACCAAACCAGTGTCATCctcccaccccccacccccacccaatTAAAGAATACAAACAGCGGTCCTCCCCCCTATTTTTAATCAAAAAAAGCTCGAGTGGAGTCCATTGATCCCACAAAAAGTGTAGATTCTCGGTCTCACATCCTAGCTAAGGCGTTATCTCGGAGTGGGTTGTttgtttcggctccaaatcatcaaatcttcaattttttaaaaacttaaaattGAGGTATTGcgacttagtttttgttaaaactcgtataaaaaatgcatattagttgtttttaatGTGTTCTATATTGTTTTGtcattgttttgcgatttaactaATTTATTGTTTTTATCCGAATTATAGTATTAGTGTactaaaaaaattagtaaaaatagagcaattattattagttgttaaaaaaatattaattagttactttttactgtggtatatgtattttcgtgaatgttttgtgattaaatttatttatttttatccggtttagattatttatttgcttaaagactagtaaaatatataaattgttactttagttTCCTTTAAtggtatcttgtggcctaatgtagtgcttgtatttataatgtagtgcccttttagtGTAGTAAAATGTAGTGTCCTTTAGTGTAGTTATCTttttagttattgaaattaatcatttaagtatctcttatacACAAAAATACATCAAAAAAATTGATAGTTCAAAtacaaactctgtccaattctagtcaacgatcgtaagaaaataacatgagaaaacaacaatatttcccGGACTAAGTACAGGAAGATGtgccgggcgagcatgggcacccagcgaGACGTTGCAGGATTTTTGCCGttgctgcaggtgaaaacatagtcgaatactctcttcattataacatacctagtaaaaatataccttaaattttacgtccacgttatatattaggtttgggcctgggaacGGTTCCTGCAGTTgtagccacctctaccacccttaGCTCCGGATGCACTACCTCTGTTTCTCcctttagctaggaggtgggttgataggcgaggatATGGACAGGAGTACAAGGCTTGACATAATCTCCCATATTGCcgggatttgttggatttactAGAGGGCACACAagtaaatgtatacctaagtttacttggcctggctttatatgtgttgcgtatactcacGTTTCCTGTTTTGATTTAATAGTTCATGTGGAGTCCATATAACGACGAGTTAATAGCTGGTTTGCCTGATTATTGCTCGACCGGCCgaattatgtggagctcttccgtcccgttgatgtgtctcgatattgtcgagcatcatgccaccgagcgggtacttcgccagtttggtcgCCCGCAGCTTGTACCGCCACCGCCCGCTTGGCATAtgacacattaccagcgggatgatcgttccagggtggACCAAATATATGTGGCATGGCTAGAAGCGCAGATCGATACTTGGGGTCAGCGACATGACCTGATTCCCCCCCCCCCATCCACCTGACTGACCGGATGGTGAGCATAAGTATATGGGCTGGTACCGTAGCGTTACCCGACTTTCATCGGGAATCTCGTTTATCACGCTGGCGGTCGGTACATTCCATACGCCGTGAGGCACGAGGCACcggtatgttatttggtatacttacttataacgttaacctagcgttccgtaatttatattttacatgttgtgcgGGCTATTGGCCTACATCTGTTCCATCAGTTGGAACTGCAGATGCAGTAGCATATCGGCGAGTGAGCAGCCGCTTTGTACGAGTATGGGCGGCAGGTTACTGATCTGGCTTCCCGGACATTGAGGCGAGCCCGAGATGATGAGAGCTTAAGATACGAGGTTGAGTATGTGTCGCCAGAGCAGTACCATCGTGGGCCACCAGTGGAGCCGGAACGTGGTCGACGTGGCAGACGTGCCCAAAGAGGTAGGGATGTCCCACGAGGTAGGGGTGTCCCATGAGGTAAGGGTGTCCCAAGAGGTCGTGGAGGTcggcgaggaggtggtccccagcaaggggtcgttgaggcacctgttgaggatgttggagttgatcagcCGGGTGACCTCCATGAGCCAGATCATGCTCATAGTGATATGCCGCCATTCAGCCTTCAGCTTactccagggacttcgcaggtgaccccgtcagctCCATTATTGATCGCGGGCACAGCCATTACGCGAGAGGATTGGGATAAGTATTTTTCTGACCCATCGACCGTTGTTGATGATCGTCCGATacgagatgtggatagtgggcgccgGCTGAGTTTTGGCTAATCATcgagggatgctgaggatctttcaTAGGTgcaggtttgtttgtattactattatttatatttgtttttatctcattgattagtcataaatatctaaatattttttttaaggcTTCATCCTCGCCCGTCACATAGGTCACCTTGTGCGATACTGACATGGCTGCGACGGATAATTATATTCAAGAGCCtgacgagaccatggtaagacaattaaaatttatgtgacttaacacgtacattactaataaatatttcatatactaaaatatcttattattctgtaggttactgctggaccgacggccccttctaccgagcctgccaACTCTACTGAtgatcatgctgcagcgcatcctccgataTAGAGGCGACGTGATGAGAATAATCCTGATAGTGTAGTCGGGCGGGATGGGATGTGCCTCAGGCCAACGGCTTTTTTAAAGCATACAggatgtgggacacattgatttttttttattttatgtacatatgacatttagtaaataacaacaatttttattgtttatattatatgagcattatgtttttatttctccggttcttagttattttaatactacaacacaaacacaaacataacaacttaacataatttaaattcagtacaactaatgaaaatacatgacacggaaaacataaagataaaatactacactcaacacatacatgtgtttgtttagtcactacatCCTATAattctctgctccaaccacttaaatttctcttccagcctatttttttcttcttccgcctcttttagCTTCTCCTGCACTGCCGCAATTTCTCATTGCATTTCAGAGATCTGGCGTTGGTATTCACcgttcatattccaaacatactgcaaacatggtttgtagtattcctggttaatgggttcatcataccattcctcaAACATACATTGATTTCTGTCATTGCGTCCAAATAATTGTTGACATATCCAGTATATGCGCCCAACATTACCATCTGACCAACATGCCTTCAAAATCGCATGTTTGCCACAATAGCACCTTGGTTggtcattgcgtccagacatttgttaatgcaagaaaattgaaaattttttggaaagttttgctatttattttggttaagcgcagataataactaaaatgcgctagttatttataagcgagacaacacacataacgtagtatttcaccgcgctatgcttcgcgtgttaaagattctttcgagtataaaACAGCTTTttcagaagatagcttttgcaggcgagcagctttttaggtcgacaagacaacacacataatgtagtatttcaccgcgctatgcttcgtatgttaaagattctttcgggtacaatacaactTTTTCAGAAGTtagcttttgcaggcgagcagcttttcaggtcgacaagacaacacacataacgtagtatttcaccgcgctatgcttcatgtgttaaagattctttcgggtacaattagaggtgtttaacgggcgggctgggacgggctgtacacaaaaaaaaaaattaacccgTCCGTTTAACGTTCCAGGCTGTTAGCGGGCTGAATTAGCGGGCTAAATTAGCGAGTTGtactttttcgggtttttttgtccgtccgggttcgggctGGACCGGGCctggctatttttttttttaaagtaaattttatttttcttattcaatgttattgatacttaagtgtttgcaaacttttaaggcttagaattaaactttgaagtttaaagttttaaatttgaaatttgaattttaaaattttaaaattgaaatttgaaagtaagtggctacaaaaaattatttaataagaccaataggcaatatgtaaggtTCAAGATTCGAAAGCtttcatttaatatttttattgaataatatataatacttcaaactAAGTTgtaagttcttttttgatttttttatttttgaacttgcaaattaaaagtttacaacaattataaaaaataagaaatagtacatcacatgctttgcatcatttttgtaagttcatccatgtcaacatgaggttctttgaatttgaccgttggcaacggtccagaaaataaaaaaaataaaaaatttgtaACGGATACCGGGTTGAACCGAGCTGTAGCCCGTTAAAATTTCGTTAACGGGTTAGCGGGCTTAGCGGGTTCCGAtgcaccggtatcaaaaaactgttcgtttgaaacccgctccccgccaaacccgtcccagcccgcccccaATGCTACAGTACCGGGCTGACCCGGGCTGAACTGGGTTATAAATGGGTCAGCccggcccgattaacaggtataggtacaatacagcttttccagaagatagcttttgcaggcgagcagcttCTCAGGTCGACAAGACAGTTGTTTTTTTTTAATGGTTTTATATTAGattgttgtactgaagtattaatgttaaatatcaataaaatttaacagcaatggaaacataattttatttcatacattctataagataaacaagtacatacacttattacaaccacaTTACAGAAACAAAACACTACGTGTATCTTTGATAGTTGGGTACATTAGATGAATTTCTACCAAGAGCTGGATTACCACTGccacccaaaccagctgaaggacatttatgacggtcgtgtcctgtttgcgagcatatgccacatttgcacgcataaacggtatcaccaacatccatttggttccgcaTACGCATTCTTTTTTCCACTTGTCGTTGATGTACATAGTCCTTATTACACACCAatttaaatggttccggcggctAATAAtactcagcacccactggctgcaattgcccactataggtgtttaagtatgcagcaacactatattctttatcaacataGTTGGTTGcccctaaacctgtatgttgaaagtacttgatggcatgtgagcacaatatgtggtagatggaccatttctcataagagcataaccttctggcttcatttacgggtgtgtgtattattcctcCGATTTCGATGGATAGCGGtgtgaacttcaaaaatatttcgctcgttgcaatactataaatatgaatgccaatgtgctcgtcgcttgtatttctcaaatcttttcattggtattggcataaattcaacacctcttttccatcaatgacgatgcacctctagcCCTTTTAACAAACCTCTCCgacatctgcttgaatgacatccacaccatggcagtgacaggaaatccacgtgcagacttcaataacttgttgaaagactatgacacatttgtagtcagaattccccatcttatgtcaccatccgcatgcaaagtccacttgtcaagctcatgtcgcatcaaccaacgataggctccctcgttttcctgcctgatagattccatgcgcctcctgaatttacactctttgtgatctgttgcagcc containing:
- the LOC104105022 gene encoding uncharacterized protein; protein product: MRNMASSASSKGIAAIVGVGPNLGRSIARKFAHEGFTVAILARDLGRLSRFADEIAREEKAQVFAIRIDCSDLRSVREAFEGVLSLGFVEVLVYNAYQPVSWNPTNFTDIRVEHFEKSIAVSSVGAFHCAQQVLPGMVERGRGTVLFSGCSASRNGIAGYSELCCGKFAMRALSQCLAREFQPLGIHVAHVIIHGNVGAPRGSMVSTSHNRLLVGEQQQQQQSVGRDGLMDPDALAQTYWHLHIQDRSTWTQEIDLHPSNPRYM